The DNA window GTACACCCAAAGTTCGATAAATATTTAAGCTTGCGCCTCCTAAGCCTTGGGAATGTTGGTCATGATTTCCCACCAACAATACTGTCGGGATATTCGCATCAACCAGCCGACGAAATTGACTTGCAAAAGCTTCTTGGATATATGGCGGCGGTGTCGCATCAGGAAAGGCATCACCACCAAAGATTACCAAATCTACAGCATCTGTCAATGCGCGATCGATGCACAGGGATAAAGTCTGCACAAAATCCTCTAACCGCGTGTTTAACCCAGTCGCCGGGTTAATTCGACCGTGGGAAAAACCGCTTCCCATGTGGATATCTGAAAGATGGAGAATTTTAATCATAAAAATTTCAATAATTCCGTGTTTCCATATTAATTAGGACTTACGCAAAAAAACGAAAAAATAAGGTTTTAGAACAGGGTGTAGGGGTATGAGGGTGTAAGTATTCAAAACCCTTTCACCCCCACACCCAATCCCCACAGAAAATTGTGGTGTGTAAATCCTGTTAATGATAAATAGTACTTGATAGTTGTACGAATGTCTGAAGCTGGCGTTGGTGAGTGGGTAACGATTCCCTTGGAGGGAAATCGAGATTAAACAGTACCTGCAATTAAAATTAACTTAAAAACTGGCGATTTTCTCCCAAGATGAACTGCAAAACTTTAATTTACGATCCGAGTAAGCAAGAGGTAATTACTTTCACTGTTGATCAAAAGCGTTATAAATTGGTACGTTGGGATGTTGCCGATAAAGCCCAGATGTTGTCAGAGTCTTCTTTGGAACGATATACAGAATTAAGTTTACTTACCAAAATACCCCAAGCAGATGCGATCGCTGTTATTCAGTGTAATAATATTTACCAACTTCCATCCAAGTCAGTCAATGCCATCTTAGAAATTCGTCGCTGGGAAGATTTTAGCTGTATCCAGGAAATAGAGTTACCTGAATGTACCGATATACCAAGTTGTGTCACGATTACTCCCTGTCAACAGTACATCGTCGTTGTCGAATTATATACTTCGCTGTATCTAATAGAATTGTCATCGGGTATAATTCAACGTTTTGCTTTTGAGACAGAATACAATTACAGCTTAGTATTTGACCCAAAGATGCAGTTTTTTATCAACTCATCAATTGACCAATTCAGCTATTTTCAACTTCATTGGATTGATGATTTAGCGACTGGTAAATTTTCTCTTCGGGGAGGTTTTTGGGGGGATATGCGCTGTCATAAAGATACCATTATTTTTAGTCCCAACGAGGACGCTTTTATCCATACTTGCTATCATTTTGAACGGAAATTATTGGTGACATACCGTCGATTTAATCGTTCCCAACTATTTAGCGATCGCAGTCATTGGGGAATAAATAATCATCCTACACCAACTTCTGTTCTCGATAAAGTTTGGGAAATCTCCCTACCCTACATCCAACATCAACATGATGAGGAAAATCTTTGGCAAAGTGATATTGCTTTTCTCAATGACCAAACCTTAGTATTAGGAGCAGGAAAAACCCTGGCTTTGCTAAATATTCAAGATGGAGTCGTGAAAGCAGAGTACCAAACAGATGCAATTATACAGGCGATCGCAATAGATACTGCACATCAACGAGTAATTACCGCTACCCGTAATGGAGTATTCTGTATTCATCTGTAGCACTTTATCTACCAAGTTAGAACAGCATTATTCTTTGTGGTCAATGAAAAAACTTATTCTAATTTCAATTATTACAATTCTATCACTAGGGTTGACATATCATTTATTACGTATTGCTTTTCCCATAACCTATATAGTTGACTGTACTCAAGCTCATAAAATCACGAAAATATCCGACACTTTTATCAGTACAATTGGTGATCCATCGGCAAAAGAAGCAGAAATTATTGCACAAAGATATATAACAAAAGCCTTTTGTTTAAATGACTTAAATGGTGATTCTAGCTTCAGCCCTAAACCATATTTCTTTAATGTCTCAAACTTAAGTTCTAAGTATCAAATTGTTGGTTACAGTGGTGCTGGTTTTCGTAGTCCAGGTAATTTACAAGTAAAATTTGACAATGGGACTCTCCTAAATTTTTGCTTTAGCAAGATGGTAATTAACTGCAACCAAGCTCAAGAATGCGATTGTCCTCATGATTTTAACTGGGAACCCAAACCAAAGTAATATGAATAATGCTAATTGTCAGATATTTTACTTAGATGCTGATTGGTATTGGTTTCGTGTATCCGATGATTTTTAGGGATGACAATTGAGTTAGTTTTGAGTTATGGATAAGTGACATTACTACTTATGAAGTCACAAATATGAAATCTCATATTCACCATACCTTGATTTTGCTAGTAGCGATAACAGGGATAACATTGTTGTCAACTCCATCTATATCTAGTGATACTCATCAATCAATATCTTCTATCACAGTTAAGTCTACAAAAGAGAATTCATTACCCCAGTTATGGAAGGTGAAAATTAACGGAAAATCTGGATATGTTGATGCCAGAACAACTTATAAAGTAGAACTTCAATCAGAAAAATATCCCTTAAAAACTCAAATTTCACCAGCAGAAATTACCGAATTTAATCGGATTTTTGAATTTGGTAAATTTAACCACCAAAAAGCGATCGCTCTCCGCAAACGGCTACAACCTTTAGCCGATCAAAATGATGCAGTTGCTTGTTACTGGCTGGCAAAAACCTACAATTTGGAAGAATTTGGCATTAGGAAAGAGAGCGATCGCCAATCAGCTTTGAAATGGTATCACAGATCAGCAGAGCTTGATTACGCACCTGCCGCATATTTTCTCTACAGAGCCTATTTTTCCGGATGGATGGGTTTACAAAAGGATGAAAATGAATCTAGCAAATGGCTGCATGAAGCCAAGAAAAAATCTTCTGGAAAATTATTGTCCGAAATCCTCATGGAATTTGTTTTTTTTAGCGACCCAAGTGTAAAATTCATCAACTTGAGAACAATTCCAAAAAATGCTGGGAATTATCTCGAATATCTACGCCAAATATATATATTAACTCCTAGTAATAGCTGGGTAATACACAAATATGGTAATGCACTCTACGAAGCTAAACGTTACACAGAAGCCTTAGCGGTTCTCATTAATAGTGATAATGCCTTTATTTGGCAAAAAATTGGTCAGATGTATGAGCAAGGTTTGGGTACTCCAATAGATATAGAAAAGGCTTTGTTTTGGTACAAAAAAGTAGCAATTGAAGGTAAAACTCAAGAAAATGGAGCCAATCCAATTAGTACATATGGTAGATTGGAAATTTATCGCTTAATCTGCTTGAAAAAAATTACAACACAGCAAGCAGCACCGTTATATAGTCCTGAAAAATATCAGAGTGAATTTGCTCAGTTTAGCGATAGTAAATGTAATTATGGCTCTTAATATGATGTATGTACTCCAGCCTTGGCTCTTACGTAGCCTATCACCATTGCCAAATTAATTCACTAATTGGATTCATGATTTTAGGCGAATTTGAAATAACAATGTTACGATCCTGACGAATCACACCCAGGAAATCAATTGTGCCTAAACAATTCTTTAATCTCAAGTGGTTGAGATTTAATCGTACCTCTTTCACTCTGTTTGCAATTTTATTTGCAATAGTTTTAATAATTGCCCTCTGCTTCCGAGATGATTGGATTAGACCGTTACTGGGCGACGTTTTAATTGTCATGGTGATTGCTTACTTTGTTCATGCTTTTATTGCAGTTCCATTACGGAAGGTTGCTATTGGAACTCTCATCTTTGCCTACTTGATTGAGTTTCTTCAGTTTCTGAATCTCATTGATATTTTAGGCTGGCGAAACTCCCAACTAGCTCATTTAACAATTGGATCTACTTTCGACTGGCGAGATTTGGTTGCTTATACGGTTGGGATTGCGATCGTTTTCCTCACTGCCAATCGTTTGAAGTCATAAACTACTATTATTTTCCTCTTTATCGAGTATTCATCATTGCTTTGAGATGACGCAAACGCCCCAGATTTAACCGATTTGGGCATTGTTTACTTCTGGTTTGACTACCAAAAAACCGTGACTCAAACTTGCAATACTGAGTTTGATAACGCTCCCAAAGAGGCTGAGTCTTATCTTGTCCAGATGTAACTTGTGATTGCTGCGGCTCGTCTTCTGAATCATATACAGCTATCCCCTTTAGATCCGCAATGCGATCGTTATTTAGCCGAGCTAAACAGCGATGATAGAGCATCGGTGCCATAGAATTTTCTTTAAAAGGTTCAACCAACTCAGTACAATGTGCTTCACGATAGTCTTGCCAGTATTTTTGTGCGATCGCAAATGTTGGCTGATACTGCTTCGATAGTCTTTCTGCCCAATCGCCATAAATACTTGATTGCAAAAACTGAGTTGTTTTTGACCAATAGACCGCGCATTGATTTAACCCAAACTGTGTCTTATCCACACAATTTAGCTCTGGAATTCCAGGTAGCACAAAACTATTGAAGAGAG is part of the Aulosira sp. FACHB-615 genome and encodes:
- a CDS encoding DUF2809 domain-containing protein, producing the protein MPKQFFNLKWLRFNRTSFTLFAILFAIVLIIALCFRDDWIRPLLGDVLIVMVIAYFVHAFIAVPLRKVAIGTLIFAYLIEFLQFLNLIDILGWRNSQLAHLTIGSTFDWRDLVAYTVGIAIVFLTANRLKS
- a CDS encoding tetratricopeptide repeat protein, with the protein product MKSHIHHTLILLVAITGITLLSTPSISSDTHQSISSITVKSTKENSLPQLWKVKINGKSGYVDARTTYKVELQSEKYPLKTQISPAEITEFNRIFEFGKFNHQKAIALRKRLQPLADQNDAVACYWLAKTYNLEEFGIRKESDRQSALKWYHRSAELDYAPAAYFLYRAYFSGWMGLQKDENESSKWLHEAKKKSSGKLLSEILMEFVFFSDPSVKFINLRTIPKNAGNYLEYLRQIYILTPSNSWVIHKYGNALYEAKRYTEALAVLINSDNAFIWQKIGQMYEQGLGTPIDIEKALFWYKKVAIEGKTQENGANPISTYGRLEIYRLICLKKITTQQAAPLYSPEKYQSEFAQFSDSKCNYGS